One segment of Aquimarina sp. BL5 DNA contains the following:
- a CDS encoding DUF1835 domain-containing protein: MSHNSEIDTSLGAKTLHITNGDSLTDRLKELNLVDGEFLIWREMLCEGPTDIRIETDEAIERRKGFLEKYYRIVNDDYEEKFISQLNKLNNIEKYDEIVLWFEYDLFCHINMIAAISLLLRKGIKDTPVYLVCSGRVENSKKCLGLCELSDTQLKKHFEDKIVLDINDLELASHVWTLYCESNPNKIAGQIKKQSSFDYLSICLRAHLQRFPNMLTGLNTLEHNILQMVDTYEIKNIKQLMGYTLEYQGFYGYGDMQIKRVLARLFQFLDQTKDRLLLSERGKLAVQQKKNFYNTQTLDWYYGGVKKYDYLYNNETHNLLKL, from the coding sequence TTGTCACATAATTCAGAAATAGATACATCATTGGGGGCTAAAACATTACATATTACAAATGGCGATAGTTTAACAGATCGTTTAAAAGAACTGAATCTGGTTGATGGAGAATTCTTAATTTGGAGGGAGATGCTTTGTGAAGGCCCTACAGACATAAGAATTGAAACTGACGAAGCTATTGAAAGACGTAAAGGATTTCTAGAAAAATACTATAGAATTGTTAATGATGACTACGAAGAAAAGTTCATAAGTCAATTAAATAAATTAAACAATATAGAAAAGTATGATGAAATTGTGCTTTGGTTTGAGTATGATCTTTTCTGTCATATTAATATGATCGCTGCTATAAGCTTATTACTTAGAAAAGGAATCAAGGATACTCCAGTCTATCTGGTTTGTAGCGGTAGAGTCGAGAATTCCAAAAAATGCCTGGGATTATGTGAGCTATCGGATACACAACTAAAAAAACATTTTGAGGACAAAATAGTATTAGACATTAACGATTTAGAATTAGCATCCCATGTTTGGACATTATACTGCGAATCAAATCCAAATAAAATTGCAGGACAAATTAAAAAACAATCATCTTTTGATTACCTATCCATATGCTTAAGAGCACATTTACAAAGATTTCCAAATATGCTTACTGGCCTGAATACACTAGAACACAATATTCTACAAATGGTCGATACCTATGAAATCAAAAACATAAAACAATTAATGGGCTATACACTAGAATACCAAGGGTTCTATGGGTATGGTGATATGCAAATTAAGAGAGTATTAGCAAGACTTTTTCAATTTTTGGATCAAACTAAAGACCGATTATTACTATCCGAAAGGGGAAAATTGGCCGTACAGCAAAAAAAGAATTTCTATAACACACAAACGTTGGATTGGTATTATGGAGGAGTCAAAAAATATGATTATTTATATAATAACGAAACGCATAATTTACTAAAATTATAA
- a CDS encoding nucleoside phosphorylase, translating into MAIAESELILNQDGSIYHLNLKPEHLANTIITVGDPDRVSKVTQYFDTVEHTISKREFHTQTGTYKGKRITVISTGIGTDNIDIVFNELDALVNIDFETKEIKKEHTSLNIIRIGTSGAIQSEIPIDSFIVSELAIGFDSLLHFYDSKDIQFPQISEPLMKHLDWDKDKSTPYVVSFDKKLGRHMQSNQTSKGFTITNVGFYGPQGRVLRLPTSDATLNDKIASFSYADKKITNLEMETAGIYGMAKLLGHRAVSMNAMIANRATGQFSNDPKKAVDNLIKYTLDKIVSYMDLI; encoded by the coding sequence ATGGCTATAGCCGAATCAGAATTAATTCTCAACCAAGATGGTAGTATATATCATTTAAATCTAAAACCTGAACACCTCGCTAATACTATTATAACCGTTGGTGACCCAGATCGCGTAAGCAAGGTTACTCAATATTTTGACACTGTAGAACACACAATTAGCAAGAGAGAATTTCATACTCAAACTGGTACATATAAAGGAAAAAGGATTACCGTAATATCTACTGGTATCGGCACAGATAACATAGATATTGTTTTTAATGAATTAGACGCTTTAGTTAATATTGATTTCGAAACAAAAGAAATTAAAAAAGAGCACACCTCTCTTAACATTATTCGTATTGGTACTTCTGGGGCTATACAATCAGAAATTCCTATCGATAGTTTTATAGTTTCCGAACTTGCTATTGGGTTTGATAGCTTACTCCATTTTTACGATAGTAAAGATATACAGTTTCCGCAGATCTCTGAACCCTTAATGAAGCATTTGGATTGGGATAAAGATAAATCAACACCCTATGTGGTTTCTTTTGACAAAAAGCTCGGAAGACATATGCAAAGTAACCAAACAAGTAAAGGATTTACAATTACCAACGTTGGATTCTATGGCCCCCAAGGAAGAGTATTAAGATTACCTACATCAGACGCTACACTAAATGACAAAATAGCTTCTTTCAGCTATGCGGATAAAAAAATAACAAATTTAGAAATGGAAACAGCTGGTATATACGGAATGGCAAAACTTCTTGGTCACCGTGCTGTATCCATGAATGCAATGATAGCAAATAGAGCAACAGGACAGTTCAGTAATGACCCAAAAAAGGCTGTTGATAACCTTATCAAGTATACTTTAGATAAAATTGTGAGCTATATGGATTTGATTTAA
- the ppk1 gene encoding polyphosphate kinase 1 yields the protein MDLKKYPYNNRDVNWLSFNERVLQEAEDESNPLYERLKFLAIFSSNLDEYFRVRVSRLRQIKRIDRKLRKKLALKPNKQVKEILKQVKIQQEKFGSIFFKDLIPELAKHNIHLIDQNHYDFDQHQYATEYFISKILPLINSEIIDLSEVNPTFLENNKLYYLLTFEKEDQFGIVNIPSDTLERFVCFPSDGQNTHITFLDDIVRLNLNQIFDGQKIKGCFQIKLSRDAELYIDDEFEGVLAEKIKKSLSQRYDGQPTRLLFDAALPKEYKSKIRKSLGLGKIDMMPGGKYHNFSDFFSFPDPTNNLSLHYPKATEIKHKEFEQNSNYFEVISKKDQLVHFPYMSFNYVQNFINQAAVDPNTTEIKISLYRVAKESDLTSSLLKALENGKKVTVFVEAKARFDEKNNLKWGKIFEEKGASVFYSYPKIKVHSKILLVKRKENNKEASYAYIGTGNFNAKTSKIYCDHGLFTANKLITKELSEVFEVLSGKMILPKPKNLLVSPFTTRIQFEELIDKEIYNSKNGNISGITAKLNSLEDKKIINKLYDASNAGVKTKLLVRGFTCLIPGLKDISENIQITSILDRYLEHGRIYHFNNNGDSKIFIGSADWMTRNLDKRIEVLVPILDKDCKKELKTILDIQLNDNVKARIQDANETNSYKKKMDDKPSIQSQHLLREYLTKIHAPINTLTKQYL from the coding sequence ATGGATTTAAAAAAGTACCCTTATAATAATAGGGACGTAAATTGGTTAAGTTTCAATGAACGTGTCTTGCAAGAAGCCGAAGACGAATCAAACCCTTTATATGAAAGGTTAAAGTTTTTAGCAATATTCTCTTCTAATTTAGATGAATATTTTAGAGTAAGAGTTTCTCGATTGCGGCAAATAAAAAGAATAGATAGAAAACTAAGAAAAAAACTTGCTTTAAAACCAAATAAACAGGTTAAAGAAATACTAAAGCAAGTAAAAATTCAACAAGAAAAATTTGGTAGTATATTCTTTAAAGACCTTATTCCAGAACTTGCTAAACATAATATCCATTTAATTGATCAAAATCATTATGATTTTGATCAACATCAATATGCTACCGAGTATTTTATTTCTAAAATCCTCCCCTTAATTAATTCAGAAATTATTGATTTATCCGAAGTAAACCCCACATTTCTTGAAAACAATAAACTATATTATTTACTAACATTTGAAAAGGAAGATCAATTTGGAATTGTAAATATACCTTCAGATACTTTAGAAAGATTTGTATGCTTTCCCTCTGATGGTCAAAATACACATATTACCTTTCTGGATGATATTGTTCGACTTAATTTAAATCAAATTTTTGATGGTCAAAAAATAAAAGGGTGTTTTCAAATAAAATTATCAAGAGATGCAGAATTGTATATAGACGATGAATTTGAAGGTGTTTTGGCAGAAAAAATAAAAAAATCCCTCTCGCAACGCTATGATGGGCAACCAACTCGTTTATTATTTGATGCTGCATTACCAAAAGAATACAAAAGTAAGATTCGTAAGTCTTTAGGATTAGGCAAAATCGATATGATGCCGGGCGGAAAGTATCACAATTTTAGTGATTTCTTTAGTTTTCCGGACCCTACAAATAACCTTTCTTTACATTACCCCAAAGCAACAGAAATAAAACACAAAGAATTTGAGCAAAACAGCAACTATTTTGAAGTAATTTCTAAGAAAGATCAATTAGTACATTTTCCATATATGTCTTTTAATTACGTTCAAAATTTTATTAATCAAGCAGCCGTAGATCCTAACACTACAGAGATAAAAATATCCTTATATCGCGTTGCAAAAGAATCTGACCTTACCTCCTCCTTATTAAAAGCTTTAGAAAACGGTAAAAAAGTTACTGTATTTGTAGAAGCCAAAGCACGTTTTGACGAAAAGAACAATTTAAAATGGGGGAAGATTTTCGAAGAAAAAGGAGCATCCGTTTTTTATAGTTACCCAAAAATAAAAGTACATTCTAAAATATTACTTGTCAAACGAAAGGAAAATAACAAAGAAGCCTCCTATGCTTATATTGGTACGGGTAATTTTAATGCTAAAACATCCAAAATTTATTGTGATCACGGCTTATTTACAGCGAATAAATTAATTACTAAAGAACTATCTGAAGTTTTTGAAGTGTTATCTGGCAAAATGATACTACCTAAACCCAAAAATTTATTGGTATCTCCTTTTACAACAAGAATACAATTCGAAGAACTTATTGATAAAGAAATTTATAATTCAAAAAATGGTAATATTTCTGGTATTACAGCCAAATTAAATAGCCTAGAAGACAAAAAGATAATTAATAAACTATATGACGCTAGTAATGCTGGTGTTAAAACCAAACTACTAGTAAGAGGTTTTACTTGTTTAATCCCTGGTTTAAAAGATATTAGTGAAAACATCCAAATAACCAGTATTCTTGATCGGTATCTAGAACACGGAAGAATATATCATTTCAATAATAATGGAGATTCAAAAATATTTATTGGTAGCGCAGATTGGATGACGCGTAATTTAGATAAACGTATTGAAGTTTTAGTTCCTATTTTAGATAAAGATTGTAAAAAAGAGTTAAAAACAATTTTGGATATACAATTAAATGATAATGTAAAGGCAAGAATCCAAGATGCGAATGAAACTAATAGCTACAAAAAGAAAATGGACGATAAACCGTCCATACAATCCCAACATCTACTAAGAGAATATCTTACAAAGATACATGCTCCTATCAATACATTAACCAAACAATATCTTTAA
- a CDS encoding substrate-binding domain-containing protein: MHTIKIGGVPEHFNLPWHLTIEEDAYLKDDIQLEWTDFPGGTGAMCEALRNKDIDIAIILTEGIVKDIIAGNPSKIVQTYIQSPLIWGIHVGHNSKHNNLNNLQNASAAISRYGSGSHLMAYINAQNHGWDTSSLKFEVIKNLDGAVEALTNGSADYFMWEHFTTKPLVDNKTFRRLGDCPTPWPCFVIAVREEILLSKKDQVKSILETINTTTADFKQIPSIDKTLAYRYEQQLEDIRAWLQITEWSQSLIADKTLNEVQDKLFKLNIIGKIVDTEKLIFKM, translated from the coding sequence ATGCATACTATAAAAATAGGAGGTGTTCCTGAACACTTTAATTTACCATGGCATTTAACAATAGAAGAAGATGCTTACTTAAAAGATGATATACAATTAGAATGGACTGATTTTCCAGGAGGAACTGGAGCTATGTGCGAAGCTCTAAGAAATAAGGATATTGATATTGCTATTATACTTACTGAAGGAATTGTAAAAGATATCATTGCTGGTAATCCTTCGAAAATTGTACAAACATATATCCAATCCCCTTTGATTTGGGGAATTCATGTAGGACATAATTCCAAACATAATAATTTAAACAATCTCCAAAACGCTTCAGCTGCAATTAGTAGATATGGATCAGGTTCGCACCTAATGGCATATATCAATGCGCAGAATCACGGATGGGATACTTCCTCATTAAAATTCGAAGTGATAAAAAATCTTGATGGAGCTGTAGAAGCATTGACTAATGGTAGTGCAGATTATTTTATGTGGGAACATTTTACAACAAAACCTTTAGTGGATAACAAAACTTTTCGCCGTTTGGGAGACTGCCCTACTCCCTGGCCTTGCTTTGTAATAGCCGTTAGAGAAGAAATTCTGCTTTCTAAGAAAGATCAAGTAAAAAGTATTTTAGAAACCATCAATACTACTACTGCTGATTTTAAGCAAATACCAAGTATTGATAAAACACTGGCATATAGATATGAACAACAGCTAGAAGACATTAGAGCATGGTTACAAATTACGGAATGGAGTCAATCGTTAATAGCTGATAAAACTTTGAATGAAGTTCAGGATAAATTATTTAAACTAAATATCATTGGCAAGATAGTTGATACTGAGAAACTAATTTTTAAGATGTAA
- a CDS encoding uracil-DNA glycosylase: MDVNIENSWKQQLESEFDKPYFKELTGFVKQEYNTQTCFPKGSEIFAAFDYCSFDDVKVVIIGQDPYHGVGQANGLCFSVNNGITMPPSLINIFKEIESDINIPFPSNGNLERWARQGVLLLNATLTVRAHQAGSHQGKGWEKFTDAVIQSVSGNKSNVVFLLWGGFAKKKGAKIDNKKHYVLNSGHPSPLSANRGYWFGNKHFSKTNEYLLKTNQLPVQW; the protein is encoded by the coding sequence ATGGATGTAAATATTGAGAATAGCTGGAAACAGCAACTTGAGAGCGAATTTGATAAACCATATTTTAAGGAATTAACAGGTTTTGTAAAGCAAGAGTATAATACTCAGACTTGTTTTCCTAAAGGCTCAGAAATTTTTGCTGCATTTGACTATTGTAGTTTTGATGATGTAAAAGTTGTAATAATAGGTCAAGATCCTTATCACGGTGTCGGACAGGCTAACGGATTGTGTTTTTCTGTCAATAATGGAATTACGATGCCTCCTTCTTTGATTAATATTTTTAAAGAAATTGAATCTGATATAAATATACCTTTTCCTTCTAATGGTAATCTGGAACGTTGGGCGAGACAAGGTGTTTTATTACTAAATGCTACGTTGACAGTGAGAGCACATCAGGCGGGGTCTCATCAGGGTAAAGGTTGGGAAAAATTCACAGACGCCGTTATTCAATCAGTTTCAGGCAATAAAAGTAATGTGGTTTTCTTATTGTGGGGAGGTTTTGCTAAGAAAAAAGGTGCTAAAATAGATAATAAAAAACATTACGTATTAAATAGTGGTCACCCGTCTCCTTTAAGCGCCAATAGAGGATATTGGTTTGGGAACAAGCACTTTAGTAAAACTAATGAATACCTTCTTAAGACTAATCAATTACCTGTACAATGGTAG
- a CDS encoding DNA mismatch repair protein MutS, with protein sequence MIRISEKTLKDLEFNTVLNHIEDLCNTDHGKTKALKIVPLSTKEDLHVSLQQVFEYKSSYLNDSKIPNHGFDSIDKELQLLGIENTFLETFNLKKIISISVTTNDLLGFFRKFKEFYPILHQTSSEVPFTKEIINLIEIVVDKFGEIKDSASPTLRVLRKDINEVQGKLNGSFGRDLTRYNSQGYLDDIKESVVDNRRVLAVKAMYRRKVKGSIMGNSKTGSIVYIEPEATLQFSRTLSNLQYEEREEIVKILKELTNKIRPFSELLEQYQQYLSDIDIIAAKSKYANKLNAVLPKITEDRELTIKDAYHPLLYLNNQEKGEKTYPQTISLDKGNRIIVISGPNAGGKSITLKTVGLLQIMLQSGMLIPVHEYSRMCIFNTVLTDIGDNQSIENHLSTYSYRLKNMNYFLKKCNNKTLFLIDEFGTGSDPELGGALAEAFLEIFYERESFGIITTHYANLKMLANELPNMTNANMLFDSKTLEPLFKLYLGEAGSSFTFEVAQKNGIPYSLINKAKKKVERGKIRFDKSIANLQKERSKLQKTTSSLKTKEQKTEEEKERLDKINQRLQHKLESYQELYDSNQRMIYLGQKLNEISEKYFHNKKKRELIDEFMKIVQVENSKRKKQTIKQRRAKKVKEEKIVKEVEKKVEVIREKKKEQKKKEEKIEKEKPKVILKIGDRVRMIDGKSIGTIDTLEKGKAVVNYGIFTTNVAIDQLEFVERKK encoded by the coding sequence ATGATCCGTATTTCCGAAAAAACACTTAAAGACCTAGAATTCAACACGGTACTTAATCACATCGAAGATTTATGTAATACTGACCACGGAAAAACAAAAGCTTTAAAAATTGTTCCGCTAAGTACTAAAGAAGATTTACATGTGTCACTGCAACAAGTATTCGAATACAAATCTTCTTATCTAAATGATTCTAAAATACCAAATCACGGATTTGATAGTATTGATAAAGAATTACAGCTATTAGGTATTGAAAATACTTTTTTAGAAACATTTAATCTAAAAAAGATAATATCTATTAGTGTAACAACTAATGATTTGCTAGGCTTTTTTAGAAAGTTTAAAGAATTCTACCCTATACTACATCAAACATCTTCTGAAGTTCCTTTTACTAAAGAAATCATCAATCTTATTGAGATAGTTGTTGACAAATTTGGAGAGATTAAAGATAGTGCCTCTCCTACTCTACGCGTACTTAGAAAAGATATTAATGAAGTGCAAGGAAAGTTAAACGGAAGTTTTGGTAGAGATCTTACTAGATACAATAGTCAAGGATATCTAGATGACATCAAAGAAAGTGTTGTCGATAATCGAAGAGTACTAGCGGTTAAAGCTATGTATCGTCGTAAAGTAAAAGGTTCGATAATGGGTAACTCTAAGACAGGAAGCATTGTATACATCGAACCTGAAGCAACGTTACAGTTTAGTAGGACACTTAGTAACCTTCAATATGAAGAACGAGAAGAAATTGTTAAAATACTTAAAGAACTTACTAATAAAATAAGACCATTCTCTGAATTATTAGAACAGTACCAACAATATCTTAGTGATATTGATATCATTGCTGCAAAATCAAAATATGCAAACAAGTTAAACGCAGTATTGCCAAAAATCACTGAGGATAGAGAGCTTACTATAAAAGATGCATACCATCCACTACTCTATCTTAACAATCAGGAAAAAGGAGAAAAAACATATCCCCAAACAATTTCTTTAGACAAAGGAAATCGAATTATTGTAATATCTGGCCCTAATGCCGGAGGAAAAAGTATTACATTAAAAACTGTCGGACTTCTCCAAATTATGCTTCAAAGCGGTATGCTCATTCCTGTTCACGAGTATAGTCGAATGTGTATTTTTAACACTGTATTGACTGATATTGGTGACAATCAATCTATAGAAAATCACTTAAGTACCTATAGCTACCGTTTAAAAAACATGAATTATTTTCTTAAGAAATGTAATAACAAAACTTTATTTCTTATAGATGAATTTGGTACTGGTAGTGATCCTGAATTGGGAGGAGCACTTGCTGAAGCTTTTTTAGAGATTTTTTACGAGCGTGAATCTTTTGGGATCATCACTACACATTATGCGAATCTAAAAATGTTAGCTAATGAGCTTCCAAACATGACCAATGCTAACATGCTATTCGATTCTAAAACTCTAGAGCCATTATTCAAATTATATTTAGGCGAAGCAGGAAGCTCTTTTACTTTTGAGGTAGCACAAAAAAATGGAATACCTTATAGCTTAATTAATAAGGCCAAGAAAAAAGTAGAAAGGGGCAAAATTCGATTTGATAAAAGCATTGCAAACCTTCAGAAAGAAAGATCAAAACTCCAAAAAACTACTTCTTCTCTAAAAACAAAAGAACAAAAAACAGAAGAAGAAAAAGAACGTTTAGACAAAATCAATCAGCGATTACAACACAAATTAGAAAGTTATCAGGAGCTTTATGATAGTAATCAGCGTATGATTTATTTAGGTCAAAAGTTAAATGAAATAAGCGAAAAATACTTTCACAATAAAAAGAAGAGAGAACTTATCGATGAGTTCATGAAAATTGTTCAAGTAGAAAATTCTAAAAGAAAAAAGCAAACGATTAAACAAAGAAGGGCAAAAAAGGTAAAGGAGGAAAAAATCGTTAAAGAAGTAGAGAAAAAAGTTGAGGTAATACGAGAAAAGAAAAAGGAGCAAAAGAAAAAAGAAGAAAAAATAGAAAAGGAAAAGCCAAAGGTAATTCTTAAGATTGGTGATAGAGTTCGTATGATTGATGGAAAATCTATAGGAACCATTGACACTTTAGAAAAAGGAAAAGCGGTCGTTAACTATGGTATTTTTACTACCAATGTTGCAATAGATCAACTAGAATTCGTAGAACGAAAAAAATAA
- a CDS encoding helix-turn-helix domain-containing protein: protein MINKKLKRLLKKSKGAKTVYGISKALGISPQAGDYVVKRKNLAKDFERLQRIADYMEVDITEIVDYKKKSKD, encoded by the coding sequence ATGATTAACAAGAAATTAAAAAGACTACTCAAAAAAAGTAAAGGAGCAAAAACTGTATATGGTATTTCAAAAGCATTGGGTATAAGTCCACAGGCAGGAGACTATGTAGTAAAGAGAAAAAATCTTGCTAAAGATTTTGAAAGACTACAAAGAATTGCTGATTATATGGAGGTGGATATTACTGAGATTGTAGACTATAAAAAGAAGTCTAAGGATTAG
- a CDS encoding sodium:solute symporter: MEIYLYLVIYILLIIGLSVYISRSSSQEDFLIGGRNRGGWTILFSKFASAIGVSTLITYTGYAYKFGWGLFAMSIGSVVGYLLFAFWAAPRIKKLSLQGNFYTQGDLPEFITGNKTTSLITNSITIMVQFFWILLSLAGGAKVITFFGLFSYDIALLVTTSVVLIYVLFSGFKAVILTDIIQAFIIIAFLGILIFGMLDIKDFSSVLGTSANETVQLGSIIGLVLYGGLSVFGLADRYQLCYAAKNVKSLKKGLGLAIIPVLLIAFLLLLIGLYVYNQNPGLDPDTVFVFAMQNLVNQSWIPLLLVLFFAGLMSTADTSIFAVSSHLVYKTKEDQKVKSLRYATVITVVIAYITALFWKSIVDITIVGAALRMTLSIAMIYIINKKNNSGRFIASALGGVIGLLIGLTVFGPKPTIAITVLLGSLLGLIYRSK, translated from the coding sequence ATGGAGATTTATCTTTACTTAGTTATTTACATCCTATTAATAATTGGTTTATCCGTTTATATATCGAGATCCTCTAGCCAAGAAGATTTTCTAATTGGTGGAAGAAATCGTGGTGGATGGACCATTCTATTCTCGAAATTTGCGAGCGCTATTGGTGTAAGCACCTTAATTACCTATACAGGTTACGCTTATAAATTTGGTTGGGGGTTATTTGCTATGTCTATTGGTTCTGTTGTTGGTTATCTTTTGTTTGCATTTTGGGCAGCACCCAGAATCAAAAAATTGTCATTACAAGGTAATTTCTATACACAAGGTGATTTACCTGAATTTATTACAGGAAATAAAACCACTTCATTAATTACCAATTCGATTACTATTATGGTTCAGTTTTTCTGGATTTTGCTCTCTCTGGCAGGTGGTGCTAAGGTGATTACCTTTTTTGGTTTATTTTCCTATGACATTGCGTTACTCGTTACCACATCCGTAGTATTAATTTATGTATTATTCTCTGGTTTCAAAGCAGTTATTCTTACAGATATAATTCAGGCTTTTATCATTATTGCTTTTTTAGGTATCCTAATATTCGGAATGTTAGATATAAAAGATTTTAGTAGCGTTTTAGGTACTTCTGCAAATGAAACCGTGCAATTGGGAAGTATTATAGGATTGGTTTTGTATGGAGGCTTATCTGTCTTTGGTTTAGCCGATAGATACCAACTCTGTTATGCTGCAAAAAATGTAAAATCTCTAAAAAAAGGATTAGGGCTAGCTATCATTCCGGTATTATTAATAGCATTTTTGTTGTTGCTTATAGGTTTATATGTTTATAATCAGAATCCTGGTTTAGATCCGGATACTGTATTTGTATTTGCAATGCAAAACTTAGTCAATCAATCCTGGATTCCTTTATTGCTAGTACTTTTCTTTGCTGGCTTAATGAGTACTGCAGATACCTCTATTTTTGCAGTATCCTCTCACCTAGTTTATAAAACAAAAGAAGATCAGAAAGTAAAATCATTGAGATATGCAACAGTCATAACTGTTGTTATTGCCTATATTACTGCGCTATTTTGGAAAAGCATAGTAGACATTACCATTGTAGGTGCAGCACTCAGAATGACACTTTCTATAGCTATGATTTATATAATTAATAAAAAGAATAATAGTGGACGTTTTATTGCTAGCGCATTAGGAGGTGTTATAGGTTTACTTATAGGTTTAACCGTTTTTGGGCCTAAACCAACTATTGCTATTACTGTTTTATTAGGTTCTCTACTTGGGTTAATCTACAGATCTAAATAG